The following are encoded in a window of Hemicordylus capensis ecotype Gifberg chromosome 12, rHemCap1.1.pri, whole genome shotgun sequence genomic DNA:
- the TRPV3 gene encoding transient receptor potential cation channel subfamily V member 3: MNKMPKWCVQNAKLTGWSLSRAMIKENKEMAPLMGKKLPGTPPMAHQDKRPVESTPSKKRKDIGVVPRLGSSHFFLEIEAFDSSVSPSRTSPPIFSKPMDSNIRPCASANGEDMDSPQSLQDDMTEYTPNNPGTNVSQTVQQSNRQKKLKKYLFRAVSEGNIDELQRLLAELKDRSHACRNQTVQDYLMKKMTSSDTGKTCLMKALLNINQNTKEIVNMLLSFAEENQIVERLINAAYTEEAYRGQTALNIAIERRQYDITQTLIERGADVNAHAQGVFFNPKHKHEGFYFGETPLALAACTNQPDIVQLLMDNIKMDIASQDSRGNNILHALVTVAEDSKTQNDFVRRMYDAILLKSKNRELEMMKNKEGLTPLQLAAKTGKLEILKYILSREIKDKPNRSLSRKFTDWAYGPVQSSLYDLTELDTTSDNSLLDIIVYNTDIGNRHEMLALEPLHSLLRMKWKRFAQHVFFLSCCLYFVYNAILTSVSYYRPHAEKPPPFPLASTDDLSWLHLTGQVTVMLGAIFIAIKESVAIFLLRPSDLQSILSDAWYHFAFFIQAALVIFSVCLYLFSYKEHLPCLVLAMSLGWTNMLYFTRGLQSMGIYSVMIQQVILHDVIKFLVVYLVFLLGFGVALAALIESCPEDSMCSNYTILGYVEIELFKLTLGLGDLEINKNAKYPVLYLLLLISYVVLTFVLLLNMLIALMGETVEDISKESEHIWRLQRARTIVETEKLLPRCLRRKFQLGEWCKVADNDTRLCLRINEVKWTEWKTHVAFINEDPGPTDHNSMQDASRSNSKITLNTYEEIEDLPETSV, encoded by the exons GAAGGACATCGGTGTCGTCCCCCGCCTTGGCAG TTCACACTTTTTTCTCGAGATTGAAGCCTTTGACAGCAGCGTCAGCCCCAGCAGGACGTCTCCGCCCATCTTTTCAAAGCCCATGGACTCCAACATCCGCCCGTG TGCGTCTGCAAATGGTGAAGATATGGATTCCCCCCAGTCCCTCCAGGACGACATGACAGAATATACCCCAAAC aacccggg CACAAACGTGTCCCAAACTGTTCAACAAAGCAATCGTCAGAAAAAGCTGAAGAAATATCTGTTCCGGGCAGTGTCGGAGGGCAACATAGACGAACTTCAGCGCCTCCTTGCAGAATTGAAGGATCGGTCCCATGCATGTAGAAACCAGACAGTACAAG ACTACCTGATGAAGAAAATGACCTCGTCAGACACAGGCAAGACCTGCCTAATGAAAGCCTTGTTAAACATCAACCAGAACACAAAGGAAATTGTGAATATGCTACTCTCCTTTGCAGAAGAAAACCAGATTGTAGAAAGGCTTATTAATGCAGCATATACAGAAGAGGCATACCGAG GGCAGACCGCTTTAAATATTGCTATTGAGAGACGGCAATATGACATTACCCAGACCCTGATTGAGAGAGGAGCGGACGTCAACGCTCACGCCCAGGGAGTGTTCTTCAACCCCAAGCACAAACACGAAGGTTTTTATTTTG GGGAAACGCCACTAGCGCTGGCTGCTTGCACCAACCAACCGGACATAGTTCAGCTCTTGATGGACAACATCAAGATGGACATCGCTTCCCAGGATTCCAGAGGGAACAATATTCTGCACGCCTTGGTGACGGTGGCAGAGGACTCCAAAACGCAGAACGACTTTGTGCGGAGGATGTACGATGCCATTCTCTTGAAGAGTAAAAACCGGGAGTTGGAAATGATGAAGAACAAAGAGGGATTGACGCCTCTGCAGTTAGCCGCCAAAACAGGGAAGCTTGAG ATTCTGAAATACATCCTCTCCAGAGAGATTAAGGACAAGCCAAACAGAAGCCTTTCCCGGAAGTTCACCGACTGGGCTTATGGGCCTGTACAGTCTTCTCTTTATGACCTGACAGAACTGGACACCACTTCAGACAATTCCTTGCTCGACATCATCGTCTATAACACAGATATTGGG AACCGCCATGAAATGTTGGCTTTGGAGCCTCTGCACTCCCTCCTGCGGATGAAGTGGAAGCGATTCGCCCAACATGTCTTCTTTCTGTCCTGTTGCTTATACTTTGTGTACAACGCCATCTTGACGTCGGTCTCCTACTACAGGCCTCACGCCGAGAAG CCTCCACCCTTCCCTTTAGCTTCCACAGATGACCTGAGCTGGCTGCATTTGACGGGCCAAGTGACCGTGATGCTGGGGGCCATATTTATCGCCATAAAAGAG AGCGTTGCCATTTTCCTGCTCAGACCTTCCGATCTTCAATCAATCCTGTCCGATGCCTGGTACCATTTTGCATT TTTCATCCAAGCAGCGCTGGTGATCTTCTCCGTCTGCCTGTACCTGTTTTCCTACAAAGAGCATCTGCCCTGTCTTGTCCTAGCCATGTCCCTGGGGTGGACCAACATGCTGTATTTCACCAGGGGGCTGCAGTCGATGGGAATCTACAGCGTGATGATTCAACAG GTCATCTTGCATGATGTGATCAAGTTCTTAGTTGTCTATCTCGTATTTCTTCTCGGATTCGGCGTAG CTCTTGCTGCCTTGATTGAATCCTGTCCTGAGGACAGTATGTGCAGCAACTATACCATTCTAGGGTATGTGGAGATTGAGCTCTTCAAGCTCACCTTGGGCCTGGGAGACCTGGAGATCAACAAGAACGCAAAATACCCGGTGCTGTACCTTCTCCTCCTCATCTCCTACGTGGTCCTCACCTTCGTCCTCCTCCTCAACATGTTGATCGCGTTGATGGGAGAGACGGTGGAGGACATCTCCAAAGAGAGCGAGCACATCTGGAGGCTACAG AGAGCAAGGACCATTGTGGAAACAGAAAAGCTTTTACCCCGGTGCCTGAGGAGAAAATTCCAGCTGGGAGAATGGTGCAAAGTGGCTGACAATGATACGAGATTATGTTTAAG GATTAATGAAGTCAAATGGACGGAATGGAAAACCCACGTTGCCTTTATCAATGAAGATCCAGGCCCAACAG ATCACAACAGCATGCAGGATGCATCCAGAAGTAACAGCAAAATCACTCTGAATACATATGAAGAAATCGAGGACTTGCCTGAAACCTCCGTTTAA
- the ASPA gene encoding aspartoacylase isoform X3: MTSCQAVQEAAVRRVAVFGGTHGNELSGVFLVKYWQEDGTEIQRPGLEARPFLANPRAVEKCCRYIDCDLNRVFDAASLGKEGSEETPYEVRRAQEINRIFGPKGGPEAYDLIFDLHNTTANMGGTLILENSRDDFIIQMCHYIKAALAPESCPVFLIEHPDLKYATSRSVSKHPVGVEVGPQPQGVLRADILDRMRKIIKHGLDFVHLFNTGKGFPPCTIEAYKIMEKVDYPRNKNNEITAVVHPNLQDKDWQPLRPGDPMFLTLEGKTILYEGDHTVYPTFVNEAAYYEKNQAFIKTIRLL; this comes from the exons ATGACTTCCTGTCAGGCTGTACAAGAAGCTGCCGTCCGAAGGGTTGCTGTCTTTGGAGGAACTCACGGCAATGAGTTGTCGGGGGTATTTCTGGTCAAATACTGGCAGGAAGATGGAACTGAGATTCAAAGACCAGGGCTGGAGGCGAGGCCTTTCCTTGCGAATCCAAGAGCCGTGGAGAAATGTTGCCGGTATATCGACTGTGACCTGAATCGCGTGTTTGATGCTGCAAGTCTGGG CAAGGAAGGTAGTGAAGAAACCCCTTATGAAGTGAGAAGGGCGCAAGAAATAAACCGAATCTTTGGTCCAAAAGGTGGCCCCGAAGCCTATGATCTTATTTTTGACCTTCACAACACGACAGCTAATATGGGCGGCACCCTCATACTTGAAAACTCCAGGGATGACTTCATCATCCAGATGTGTCATTATATTAAG GCGGCTTTGGCCCCAGAGAGCTGTCCTGTCTTCCTCATTGAGCATCCTGACCTGAAATACGCAACCAGCCGGTCTGTTTCGAAACATCCAGTGG GTGTGGAAGTCGGCCCTCAACCCCAGGGAGTCCTTAGAGCTGACATTTTGGACAGAATGAGGAAGATCATCAAACACGGCCTTGACTTCGTCCACCTTTTTAATACAG GAAAAGGTTTCCCACCCTGTACCATTGAGGCTTACAAAATAATGGAGAAAGTTGATTACCCCAGAAACAAAAATAATGAGATTACGGCTGTTGTCCACCCTAATCTGCAG GATAAGGACTGGCAACCCCTCAGACCTGGCGACCCCATGTTTTTGACTCTAGAAGGGAAGACAATTCTGTATGAAGGGGACCACACAGTGTATCCAACCTTTGTTAATGAGGCTGCTTATTATGAGAAGAATCAAGCTTTCATCAAAACG aTACGACTTCTCTAA
- the ASPA gene encoding aspartoacylase isoform X5, which produces MTSCQAVQEAAVRRVAVFGGTHGNELSGVFLVKYWQEDGTEIQRPGLEARPFLANPRAVEKCCRYIDCDLNRVFDAASLGKEGSEETPYEVRRAQEINRIFGPKGGPEAYDLIFDLHNTTANMGGTLILENSRDDFIIQMCHYIKAALAPESCPVFLIEHPDLKYATSRSVSKHPVGVEVGPQPQGVLRADILDRMRKIIKHGLDFVHLFNTGKGFPPCTIEAYKIMEKVDYPRNKNNEITAVVHPNLQDKDWQPLRPGDPMFLTLEGKTILYEGDHTVYPTFVNEAAYYEKNQAFIKTV; this is translated from the exons ATGACTTCCTGTCAGGCTGTACAAGAAGCTGCCGTCCGAAGGGTTGCTGTCTTTGGAGGAACTCACGGCAATGAGTTGTCGGGGGTATTTCTGGTCAAATACTGGCAGGAAGATGGAACTGAGATTCAAAGACCAGGGCTGGAGGCGAGGCCTTTCCTTGCGAATCCAAGAGCCGTGGAGAAATGTTGCCGGTATATCGACTGTGACCTGAATCGCGTGTTTGATGCTGCAAGTCTGGG CAAGGAAGGTAGTGAAGAAACCCCTTATGAAGTGAGAAGGGCGCAAGAAATAAACCGAATCTTTGGTCCAAAAGGTGGCCCCGAAGCCTATGATCTTATTTTTGACCTTCACAACACGACAGCTAATATGGGCGGCACCCTCATACTTGAAAACTCCAGGGATGACTTCATCATCCAGATGTGTCATTATATTAAG GCGGCTTTGGCCCCAGAGAGCTGTCCTGTCTTCCTCATTGAGCATCCTGACCTGAAATACGCAACCAGCCGGTCTGTTTCGAAACATCCAGTGG GTGTGGAAGTCGGCCCTCAACCCCAGGGAGTCCTTAGAGCTGACATTTTGGACAGAATGAGGAAGATCATCAAACACGGCCTTGACTTCGTCCACCTTTTTAATACAG GAAAAGGTTTCCCACCCTGTACCATTGAGGCTTACAAAATAATGGAGAAAGTTGATTACCCCAGAAACAAAAATAATGAGATTACGGCTGTTGTCCACCCTAATCTGCAG GATAAGGACTGGCAACCCCTCAGACCTGGCGACCCCATGTTTTTGACTCTAGAAGGGAAGACAATTCTGTATGAAGGGGACCACACAGTGTATCCAACCTTTGTTAATGAGGCTGCTTATTATGAGAAGAATCAAGCTTTCATCAAAACG gtttaa
- the ASPA gene encoding aspartoacylase isoform X1 — MTSCQAVQEAAVRRVAVFGGTHGNELSGVFLVKYWQEDGTEIQRPGLEARPFLANPRAVEKCCRYIDCDLNRVFDAASLGKEGSEETPYEVRRAQEINRIFGPKGGPEAYDLIFDLHNTTANMGGTLILENSRDDFIIQMCHYIKAALAPESCPVFLIEHPDLKYATSRSVSKHPVGVEVGPQPQGVLRADILDRMRKIIKHGLDFVHLFNTGKGFPPCTIEAYKIMEKVDYPRNKNNEITAVVHPNLQDKDWQPLRPGDPMFLTLEGKTILYEGDHTVYPTFVNEAAYYEKNQAFIKTHHQRSLIPPLAMRRIKLSS; from the exons ATGACTTCCTGTCAGGCTGTACAAGAAGCTGCCGTCCGAAGGGTTGCTGTCTTTGGAGGAACTCACGGCAATGAGTTGTCGGGGGTATTTCTGGTCAAATACTGGCAGGAAGATGGAACTGAGATTCAAAGACCAGGGCTGGAGGCGAGGCCTTTCCTTGCGAATCCAAGAGCCGTGGAGAAATGTTGCCGGTATATCGACTGTGACCTGAATCGCGTGTTTGATGCTGCAAGTCTGGG CAAGGAAGGTAGTGAAGAAACCCCTTATGAAGTGAGAAGGGCGCAAGAAATAAACCGAATCTTTGGTCCAAAAGGTGGCCCCGAAGCCTATGATCTTATTTTTGACCTTCACAACACGACAGCTAATATGGGCGGCACCCTCATACTTGAAAACTCCAGGGATGACTTCATCATCCAGATGTGTCATTATATTAAG GCGGCTTTGGCCCCAGAGAGCTGTCCTGTCTTCCTCATTGAGCATCCTGACCTGAAATACGCAACCAGCCGGTCTGTTTCGAAACATCCAGTGG GTGTGGAAGTCGGCCCTCAACCCCAGGGAGTCCTTAGAGCTGACATTTTGGACAGAATGAGGAAGATCATCAAACACGGCCTTGACTTCGTCCACCTTTTTAATACAG GAAAAGGTTTCCCACCCTGTACCATTGAGGCTTACAAAATAATGGAGAAAGTTGATTACCCCAGAAACAAAAATAATGAGATTACGGCTGTTGTCCACCCTAATCTGCAG GATAAGGACTGGCAACCCCTCAGACCTGGCGACCCCATGTTTTTGACTCTAGAAGGGAAGACAATTCTGTATGAAGGGGACCACACAGTGTATCCAACCTTTGTTAATGAGGCTGCTTATTATGAGAAGAATCAAGCTTTCATCAAAACG CACCACCAAAGGAGCCTGATTCCTCCTCTTGCTATGAGAAGAATCAAGCTTTCATCATAA
- the ASPA gene encoding aspartoacylase isoform X4, translated as MTSCQAVQEAAVRRVAVFGGTHGNELSGVFLVKYWQEDGTEIQRPGLEARPFLANPRAVEKCCRYIDCDLNRVFDAASLGKEGSEETPYEVRRAQEINRIFGPKGGPEAYDLIFDLHNTTANMGGTLILENSRDDFIIQMCHYIKAALAPESCPVFLIEHPDLKYATSRSVSKHPVGVEVGPQPQGVLRADILDRMRKIIKHGLDFVHLFNTGKGFPPCTIEAYKIMEKVDYPRNKNNEITAVVHPNLQDKDWQPLRPGDPMFLTLEGKTILYEGDHTVYPTFVNEAAYYEKNQAFIKTEG; from the exons ATGACTTCCTGTCAGGCTGTACAAGAAGCTGCCGTCCGAAGGGTTGCTGTCTTTGGAGGAACTCACGGCAATGAGTTGTCGGGGGTATTTCTGGTCAAATACTGGCAGGAAGATGGAACTGAGATTCAAAGACCAGGGCTGGAGGCGAGGCCTTTCCTTGCGAATCCAAGAGCCGTGGAGAAATGTTGCCGGTATATCGACTGTGACCTGAATCGCGTGTTTGATGCTGCAAGTCTGGG CAAGGAAGGTAGTGAAGAAACCCCTTATGAAGTGAGAAGGGCGCAAGAAATAAACCGAATCTTTGGTCCAAAAGGTGGCCCCGAAGCCTATGATCTTATTTTTGACCTTCACAACACGACAGCTAATATGGGCGGCACCCTCATACTTGAAAACTCCAGGGATGACTTCATCATCCAGATGTGTCATTATATTAAG GCGGCTTTGGCCCCAGAGAGCTGTCCTGTCTTCCTCATTGAGCATCCTGACCTGAAATACGCAACCAGCCGGTCTGTTTCGAAACATCCAGTGG GTGTGGAAGTCGGCCCTCAACCCCAGGGAGTCCTTAGAGCTGACATTTTGGACAGAATGAGGAAGATCATCAAACACGGCCTTGACTTCGTCCACCTTTTTAATACAG GAAAAGGTTTCCCACCCTGTACCATTGAGGCTTACAAAATAATGGAGAAAGTTGATTACCCCAGAAACAAAAATAATGAGATTACGGCTGTTGTCCACCCTAATCTGCAG GATAAGGACTGGCAACCCCTCAGACCTGGCGACCCCATGTTTTTGACTCTAGAAGGGAAGACAATTCTGTATGAAGGGGACCACACAGTGTATCCAACCTTTGTTAATGAGGCTGCTTATTATGAGAAGAATCAAGCTTTCATCAAAACG GAGGGTTGA
- the ASPA gene encoding aspartoacylase isoform X2 yields the protein MTSCQAVQEAAVRRVAVFGGTHGNELSGVFLVKYWQEDGTEIQRPGLEARPFLANPRAVEKCCRYIDCDLNRVFDAASLGKEGSEETPYEVRRAQEINRIFGPKGGPEAYDLIFDLHNTTANMGGTLILENSRDDFIIQMCHYIKAALAPESCPVFLIEHPDLKYATSRSVSKHPVGVEVGPQPQGVLRADILDRMRKIIKHGLDFVHLFNTGKGFPPCTIEAYKIMEKVDYPRNKNNEITAVVHPNLQDKDWQPLRPGDPMFLTLEGKTILYEGDHTVYPTFVNEAAYYEKNQAFIKTVKETLSAEGIRVCVSQS from the exons ATGACTTCCTGTCAGGCTGTACAAGAAGCTGCCGTCCGAAGGGTTGCTGTCTTTGGAGGAACTCACGGCAATGAGTTGTCGGGGGTATTTCTGGTCAAATACTGGCAGGAAGATGGAACTGAGATTCAAAGACCAGGGCTGGAGGCGAGGCCTTTCCTTGCGAATCCAAGAGCCGTGGAGAAATGTTGCCGGTATATCGACTGTGACCTGAATCGCGTGTTTGATGCTGCAAGTCTGGG CAAGGAAGGTAGTGAAGAAACCCCTTATGAAGTGAGAAGGGCGCAAGAAATAAACCGAATCTTTGGTCCAAAAGGTGGCCCCGAAGCCTATGATCTTATTTTTGACCTTCACAACACGACAGCTAATATGGGCGGCACCCTCATACTTGAAAACTCCAGGGATGACTTCATCATCCAGATGTGTCATTATATTAAG GCGGCTTTGGCCCCAGAGAGCTGTCCTGTCTTCCTCATTGAGCATCCTGACCTGAAATACGCAACCAGCCGGTCTGTTTCGAAACATCCAGTGG GTGTGGAAGTCGGCCCTCAACCCCAGGGAGTCCTTAGAGCTGACATTTTGGACAGAATGAGGAAGATCATCAAACACGGCCTTGACTTCGTCCACCTTTTTAATACAG GAAAAGGTTTCCCACCCTGTACCATTGAGGCTTACAAAATAATGGAGAAAGTTGATTACCCCAGAAACAAAAATAATGAGATTACGGCTGTTGTCCACCCTAATCTGCAG GATAAGGACTGGCAACCCCTCAGACCTGGCGACCCCATGTTTTTGACTCTAGAAGGGAAGACAATTCTGTATGAAGGGGACCACACAGTGTATCCAACCTTTGTTAATGAGGCTGCTTATTATGAGAAGAATCAAGCTTTCATCAAAACGGTAAAAGAAACATTAAGTGCAGAAGGCATCCGAGTCTGTGTCTCTCAGAGCTGA